The following proteins come from a genomic window of Acidimicrobiales bacterium:
- a CDS encoding glycosyltransferase, with protein sequence MTWGTEGDIRPFHALARVLADHGHDVALSYWALSDVELADDDRLTIRSMGRAHIDEIDIDAIRREVDSRRGPIRKLRTITGHILWPLLGEVHDESVRLAATSDLIVRHPIMYPTAFAARAARIPSALLQPAPLSFVGQAPANGLFGTIRNLEAGCGLLTALALDATLGLWQFRQATGVRPRFRGQRLVTDSDLTLVAASPALCDARHSRGGPIHVVGQLETPREPATPSAEVAAFLDAGDPPVLLTVGSIVAIEGVIAEGGWLLEGLERAGVRALLQIPESMAEGVQGQSEFLRVDHLDYASVVPRCSAVIHHGGAGTTHAVVRAATPAVVIPHFLDQYYWADRVQELGVGTKVDFRRADPVELATAIRRCAADDAMSARAGQLAHQMTSDRGGERAVALLEELNASR encoded by the coding sequence ATGACCTGGGGAACCGAGGGCGACATCCGGCCGTTCCACGCCCTCGCCCGGGTTCTCGCGGATCACGGCCACGACGTCGCCCTGTCCTACTGGGCACTCAGTGACGTCGAGCTGGCCGACGACGACCGTCTGACGATCCGCAGCATGGGGCGAGCCCACATCGACGAGATCGACATCGATGCGATACGACGCGAGGTCGACAGCCGACGCGGTCCCATCCGCAAGCTCCGCACCATCACCGGTCACATTCTCTGGCCGCTCCTGGGGGAGGTCCACGACGAGTCCGTACGCCTCGCGGCGACATCGGACCTCATCGTCCGCCACCCGATCATGTACCCGACTGCATTCGCGGCGCGAGCCGCCCGGATCCCGAGCGCTCTTCTCCAGCCCGCCCCTCTCAGCTTCGTCGGCCAGGCTCCGGCAAACGGTCTGTTCGGCACGATCCGCAATCTCGAGGCCGGCTGCGGACTCCTCACCGCCCTGGCGCTCGACGCCACTCTCGGGCTGTGGCAGTTCAGGCAGGCGACCGGGGTCCGGCCCAGGTTCCGAGGCCAACGGCTGGTCACCGACAGCGACCTCACGCTCGTGGCGGCGAGTCCGGCCCTCTGCGATGCCCGGCACAGCCGGGGCGGACCGATCCACGTCGTCGGCCAGCTGGAAACGCCCCGCGAGCCTGCCACCCCGTCCGCAGAGGTGGCGGCCTTCCTCGATGCAGGAGACCCTCCGGTACTCCTCACCGTCGGCAGCATCGTTGCGATCGAAGGTGTCATCGCGGAAGGAGGCTGGCTCCTCGAAGGTCTCGAGCGGGCGGGGGTGAGGGCCCTTCTGCAGATCCCCGAGTCGATGGCGGAAGGGGTACAGGGACAATCCGAGTTCCTGCGGGTGGATCATCTCGACTACGCGAGCGTGGTCCCCCGTTGCTCCGCCGTGATCCACCACGGGGGGGCGGGGACGACCCACGCAGTCGTGCGCGCCGCCACCCCGGCGGTCGTGATCCCCCATTTCCTCGATCAGTACTACTGGGCCGACCGGGTGCAGGAGTTGGGGGTCGGTACCAAGGTCGACTTCCGCCGGGCCGATCCGGTCGAACTCGCAACAGCCATTCGCCGGTGTGCCGCCGATGACGCGATGAGCGCACGGGCCGGGCAGCTTGCGCATCAGATGACATCGGACCGCGGCGGTGAGCGAGCGGTCGCCCTGCTCGAGGAGCTCAACGCTTCGCGGTGA